The nucleotide sequence TTCATCGCGGTGCTGGCGGCGACACTCGCGGTCGTCCTGGCCGTCGTTTTCGCCGGACGTCTGTCCCGGCCAATCGCCGAGCTCGCCGAGGGTGCTCGGCGACTCGCGTCGGGCGACTTTTCACAGAAGATTGCGATCAAGAGCGGTAACGAGATCGCGGAGTTTGCCGAGACCTTCAACTTCATGGTCTCCGAGATCCGCGGCTTCATCGAGCGGTTGCGGCGGGCGGCGCAGGAGAACAAAGAGATGTTCATGGGCGCGGTCACGTCGCTGGCGGCGGCGATCGACGCCAAGGACCCCTATACCGCGGGACATTCGGAGCGCGTCGCCCATTACTCGGCCACCATCGCCAAAGTCCTCAAGCTTCCCGAGGAGGACGTGGAGACGATCCGCATCGCGGCATTGATGCACGACGTGGGGAAGATCGGCATCCAGGACAGTATCCTCGGCAAGGCGGGCCCCCTCACCGACGAGGAGTTCGAGATCATGAAGACCCACCCGACCAAGGGTGCGGCCATCATGGAGCACGTCCCTCAGCTCAAATCCATGATCCCGGGCATGAAGTACCATCACGAAAACGTGGATGGGAGCGGATATCCCGAGGGCTTGACCGGCGAGCAGATTCCCCTCATGGCCAAGATCGTCAGCGTTGCCGATACCTTCGACGCCATGACGACCAACCGCCCTTATCAGAAGGCGATGGAGATCACTTACGTCTTTGCTCGCATGCGGAGCTTCATCGGCAAGAAATTCGAGGCCCACTTCGTCGAAGCCCTGATTACCGCATACGAGGAAGGGCTCGTTCGCCCCAATCTTCACGTCAAGACCTATTTGGAGGAGAAGGTACCCCCCCCTGAGAGGAAACGAGTCCAACCTCAGGAGGTCGAGCTTCCCGCCCCTCAGCTCGGTCCTGCTCTCGTCGCCGAGCCACCTCGGGCTCCCGTAGTCGCGTCGCGCGCCGGCTCGTCCGTCGCCGTGGAGGACGATGGAATCGGGCCAGCCCCCGCCTTGATGGATCGCGTTTGGTAATAACGATAAGATACACGCGTTCCAAACTCAGGAGGTAACGGGATGGCTGGCAGGAAGGCTATCATTCCTCTGGTGGTGGGCCTGGCTTCGCTTGCCCTGCTCGCGTCCACCGGCTGGACGCAGACTGACGAGGAGATCGAGGAGGCGCTCAGGATCTTCAATCGCGCGAAACTCCTCCATCAGGAGCAGCAGTACGAGCGGGCCATCAAGGAGTACGAGTCCGCGATCAAGCTCGACGGCGAGAATCCTTTCATCCATAACTCGCTGGGGTTGGCCTTCGCCGCGGTCGGCAAGTTTGGCGATGCCTTGAAAGCGTTCGAGAAGGCTATCGTGCTCAACCCCGAGCTGACCGACGTTTACAACAACATGGGGATGGTCTATGCCGAGCAAGGTGATCGACAGAAGGCGTTCGAGGCCTTCACTCGGGTGGTGCGAAACCCCGACTATCCCACTCCGGAAAAGGCGCTATACAACCTCGGGAACCTGTACCTCGAGGACGGTAATCTCGAGCTTGCGCTGATGCACTTCCGGCGTTCCGTGGAGAAACAGGAGGATTTTTCGCTCGGCTATCGAGGCCTCGGCCGGGTTCATTTCGCTCTGGGCGACCTCGAGGCGGCGGAAACGAGTTTTGCTCGTGCCGTGGAGCTCGATGACAGGGACGTGGAGAGCCTGTTTCAGCTCGCTCAAATCCATGCCAATCGGGGAGATCTGGAAGAGGCGCGCAAATTCTATCGGCGGGTCGTGGAAGCGGACCGCTTCTCTCCGTTCGGGCTGGCAGCACTGCGCAATCTGGACAGCCTGAAAGGCAGCTCCCCTTAAACTCGATTCGTTTTTTCATAGAAGGTTAATGGCTTCGGATTCGTCACCGTAATCACGGTACGGAGTACTCAGTCTCGTCTTGGCCGGTCTCAGCATTCGAGAGCGCTTGCGGACGTCGCTCGCACGCACCCGGGAGAAGCTTGGGCTGGCGTCGAGCGCGTTCGTCGAGCCGGATTGGGAAGCGCTCGAGGAATCGCTGATACTCGCCGATTTGGGTCTCGCGGCCACGACCGAGATCCTGGAGCGGGTAAGGGCTCGCGGCGACTTTCCCGCGAGCCTGCGCGAAGAGCTTCTCGACGTGATACGAGCGCCGAGCCATGCTGAGGTCGGGTCGATCGTTCCTCCGAAGGTGACTCTCGTCGCCGGGGTGAATGGAGTGGGTAAGACGACCACGGTCGCGAAACTGGCCCGGCGGTACGTCGAGCTGGACAAGCGAGTCGTCATCATCGCGGCCGACACGTTCCGCGCCGCCGCGAAGGAACAGCTGGAACTCTGGTCGAAGCGCGTTGGAGCCTCTATCTTCGCCGGCGAGCCCGGCCGAGATCCGGCCGCTGTGGTTCATGACGGGCTCACGTCTTCGGTCTCGCGGCGTGCCGATGAAGTGATCATCGACACGGCGGGGCGTCTCCATACGAAGCGGCCACTGATGGAAGAGCTCGGCAAGGTCGAGCGCATCGCGGGCCGGGTCGTAGCTGGCGCACCTCACGAGGGCTTGTTGGTCATGGACGCGACCATAGGTACGAACGGTCTCGCCCAGGCACGGGAGTTCGCGACGGCCCTGAGGCTGACGGGCGTCGTGCTCACGAAGATGGACGGCACCGCGAAGGGAGGAGTCGTCGTGGCGGTTTCCAGAGAGCTGGGGCTCCCGGTCTGTTATACGGGTGTTGGAGAGGGGATGGACGACTTGCTCCCTTTCGACGCCGAGGCGTTCGTGGACGCGCTCTTGTCCAACTGAGTTCCGATGCGCGCTGATTCCAAGGACAACGACGAGCGCATGCTCCGGCGAGCTCTGGCCCTGGCCGCGCTCGGCATTGGCTCCGCAGCCCCCAATCCGCTCGTCGGTGCCGTCGTCGCTCGAGGCAATCGAGTCGTGGGGCAGGGGTTTCACGTCTGTCCCGGTGAACGGCACGCGGAAGCGGTCGCTCTCGACGATGTCACGCATCGGGGAGAGACGGCTCGAGGGGCCACTCTCTACACGAATCTCGAGCCCTGCTGCCACGTCGGTCGGACGCCCCCCTGCGTCGACGCGATCGTTCGGGGCGGGATTTCCCGAATCGTTGCCGCCATGCGCGACCCGAATCCGAAAGTCGATGGCAAGGGGTTTCGCGCACTCCGCTCGCGGGGAGTTCAGGTCGAAGTCGGGCTTTTGCGTGCCCAGGCGATGCGGCTCAACGAAGGCTTCGTCAAGCTCAACCGGCTCGGAGTTCCCTTCGTGACGTTGAAGGGCGCCATGAGCCTCGACGGGCGAATTGCCACTCGCTCCGGCGACTCGAAGTGGATCACCTCCGCCGAGGTGAGGCGCCACGCCAGACTTCTTCGCAAGGAGAACGAAGCGGTGCTCGTGGGCATCGATACCGTCCTGGAGGACAATCCACGGCTCGATCGGCGTCCCGAGAATCGGCGGCTTCCTTCGGCGCTCCTCCGCGTCGTGCTCGACTCGTACCTGCGTCTTCCCCGAGACAGTCGCCTCATTCGAGCCCCGGGACCGGTGGTAGTTTTTTGCGCCAGCAACGCTCCAGGACGTCGCCGGCGGCCTCTCGAATCGCTCGGCGTCGAGGTCGTGGAGCTGCCGGTGCACGAGGGCCGGCTCGATCTCGAAGCAGCTCTGAAATGGCTCGGCGCCCGGGGTATCAGTCGACTCCTCGTCGAAGGTGGTGGCGAGATCCACGCGAGCTTTCTCGAGCGCGGACTCGCCGATCACCTCGTTCTCTACGTCGCCCCGCGCATTCTCGGTGGCCGGGACGCAAGGCCGCTCGTAGGAGGTGACGGAGCGCGATCGGTAATAGAGGCGATTCCACTCCGCAAGGCACGCTGGGCCCGTGTCGGGGACGCATGGATGATCGAGGGCTCGTTGGGAGAAGGATGAATGTTCACGGGCTTGGTGTTGTCCCTCGGTCGGGTCGCCGTCCGGAACGAGCGCGGCGCCGGCCTCGAGCTCGAGATCGAGAACGCGGCCGTCGCCGAAGAGCTTTCGGTCGGGGCCAGTGTGGCGGTATCGGGGGTTTGCTTGACGGCGACGAGCGTTTCCGTCCCGATGTTTCGCGTCGATGTCGCGGCCGAGACCCTCAGTCGCACCCGGCTCGGCCGGCTCCCCGTGGGGAGTGCCGTCAATCTCGAGCTTCCTCTGCGTGCCTCCGATCGACTCGGCGGCCATTTCGTACAAGGGCATGTCGACGAGGTAGGGCGAATCGAGCATGCGGGACCGCTTCGTGAAAACTACATCCTTCGCGTACGGCTCGAGAAGCCGTCGGCCGGGCTCGTAGTGGAGAAGGGCTCGATTGCGCTCGACGGAGTGAGCTTGACGGTGACTCGAGAAGGAGGCGATTGGTTCGAAGTCATGTTGATTCCCCATACTCTCGGGGTCACGACGCTCGGCCAGCTGCGAGCGCGCGACGAAGTGCACATCGAGTACGATATACTGGCGAAATACGTGCTTCGACTGACCGGCGGAAGAGACGAATCAGATGAAACGCCTTGAGCAAGGAGGCCTTCCGGGCTTTGCTTCCATCGAAGCCGCAATCGAGGACTTTCGTGGAGGCAAGATGGTCATCGTCGTGGACGACGAGGACCGCGAGAACGAGGGCGATCTCACGATCGCCGCCGAGAAGGTGACGGCCGAGGCCATCAACTTCATGGCTCGGCACGGGCGAGGGCTAATCTGCATGCCCATGACCGGGGAGCGACTCGACGAGCTGCGGATTCCGCTGATGGTCACGGAGAACACCTCCAGCTACGGTACGGCCTTCTGCGTGTCGGTCGAGGCCAAGGCCGGAGTCAGCACGGGAATCTCGGCTGGCGACCGCGCCCGAACCGTGCTGGCCGCCATCGACCCGACGACGTCACCCAGCGACCTCGTGCGACCGGGACACATGTTCCCCCTCAGGGCAAGACCCGGAGGCGTTCTCCAGCGCGCGGGTCAGACGGAAGCGGCGGTCGACCTCGCGCGCATCGCGGGGTTGTATCCGGCCGGAGTGATCTGTGAGGTCATGAACGAGGACGGTTCGATGGCCAGGGTGCCAGACCTCCAGAGGTTCTCGAAACGCCACGATCTGAAAATGATCACCGTGGCCGACCTCATCCGGTATCGTCTGCGCAACGAGCGACTCGTCAAGAGGGTCGCGGAGGCCTCGCTCCCGACCCCCTTCGGCACGTTTCAGATCGCGGCCTTCGAGAGCGGAAACGACCGGGCGACGCACCTGGCCCTCATCATGGGAGAAATCAAGAAAGAGGACGCCGTCCTGGTTCGGGTCCACTCCCAGTGCATCACCGGCGAGGTGTTCCACTCCAGGCGTTGCGATTGCGGACCTCAGCTCGAGCGTGCCCTCGAGCGAATCGGTGAAGAAGGTAAAGGGGTTCTGCTCTATCTCCACCAGGAGGGGCGAGGCATCGGCCTCGTGAACAAAATCCGGGCCTACGCTCTCCAAGACGGCGGTATGGATACCGTCGATGCCAACGAGAGGCTCGGTTTCAAGGCGGACCAGCGCGAGTACGGGATCGGTGCCCAGATCCTCACCGAGATCGGACTTTCCAGAATCCGTCTTCTCACCAACAATCCACGGAAGTTCATCGCCCTCGAGGCCTATGGGCTCGAGATTACCGAGCGGGTCCCGATCGAGATTCCGGCCAACGAGGTCTCGGCGACCTATCTGAAGACGAAGAAAGAACGGCTCGGCCATCTTCTGGAACGGGTCTAGCAGGCTGATGAAAGCCTCAGCCCAGCCCGCCCGGCTGAAGTATCCCTTTAGCTCGAGACTGCTATCGCACGGCGCCCCGGAACTTTCGGGATCCTCCTTGACTTTGACCTGACCCTCTTCTAACATGAGTTGTTGCACCATTTAAAGGGGAGATCCGTCCTCCCGTGCACTCCTTGACCATGTTCGATCAGGTTTCTGACAGGATCCAGGGCATCTTCAAGAAGTTGCGGGGCCAACCCCGGCTACGGGAGCGCCATGTCGACGAAGCGCTGAGGGAGATCCGTCTCGCGCTTCTCGAAGCGGACGTCCAGTTCAACGTGGCCAAAGACTTCGTAGAGCGAGTGCGGGCGAGGGCCGTCGGCGAGGAGATTCTCGCGTCTCTTACCGCTCCGCAGCAGGTCATCAAGATCACCCGGGACGAGATGGTGAGACTGCTCGGAGGCTCGGCGGCGGCGATGGAGCCCTCCTCGGAATTTCCCCGGGTGGTCTTGATGGTAGGTCTCCAGGGCTCGGGCAAGACGACGAGCTCGGCGAAGCTCGCAGGGTGGCTGCGCGACAATGGAAGCCATCCCGCGCTCGTCTCCGTAGACGTTCGGCGGCCGGCCGCTCTCGAGCAGCTCAGAGTGCTCGCCTCTCAGCTCGAGATGCCGGTGATCGAGCCCGAGGCGCTCGACGTCGTGTCGCGGGCCGCGGAAGCCATTCGCGAGTCGCGCGATCGAGGGTTCGACGTATTGGTGGTCGATACCGCCGGCCGGGTCCACGTGGATCCGGTGCTCATGGAAGAGCTCAGGGCGCTCGCGGAGAGATCGAAGCCATCCGACACGCTGTTCGTTGCCGATTCGATGACGGGTCAGGATGCGGTCCGAAGCGCAAGGGAGTTCGCGGGTTTCATCCGGCTCACCGGGCACGTGTTGACGAAGCTCGACGGTGACGCGCGCGGCGGTGCCGCGCTCTCCATCGCTTCCGTCACCGGCGTGCCCATCAAGTTCGCTGGCACGGGAGAAAAGCTCGACGCACTCGAGCCGTTTCAGCCCGATCGCATGGCTTCCCGAATTCTGGGGATGGGAGACGTGCTCGGTCTGATCGAGCGCGCCGAACGCACACTCGAGCGGGAACAGGCGGGCGAGCTCGCGCGAAAGCTCCGGCGCGAGGAATTGACATTGGAGGATTTTCGCTCGCAGCTGCGGCAATTGAGACGCATGGGCTCCCTTTCCGAGCTCATGAGCCTGCTTCCTGGCGGGGGGAAGCTGTCGGCGGATCTCGACGAGAAGGAGATCGTACGTTTCGAGGCCATTCTCGATTCGATGACCGCGCGCGAGCGCCTGCGGCCGTCCATCGTGAACGCCTCTCGACGACGGCGCATCGCTCTCGGCAGCGGCACGTCGGTTACCGATGTGAATCGGCTGCTGCGACGCTTCGCCGAGGCCCGCAAGCTCGTTCGCAAGCTCTCGCGGGCGGCGGGTGGCGCCCGGAGCGGTGGCGAGCTCCGGCGGCTGTTGGGTCGTATGTCTGGGATTTGAAAGGGGCCGAAGTGGTCCGGAAGGGAGGTGTGGAGCCGTCTCATGTTGAGGATACGATTGGCACGAAGGGGTAGCAAGAAGCGCCCTCGATTCCGTGTGGTGGTGTCGGACTCGTCCACCGGTCGAACGGGCGGCATCGTGGAGACCGTAGGCACTTATGAGCCGAAGCTGGCGGAGGCGAAGATAGATCTCAAGCGCGAACGCATCGACTATTGGCTGTCCAAGGGCGCCACCGCTACGGATACCGTGAGGAGCTTCCTCAAGAACAAACCTGCTTGAGCTCGACGGTTCTGCGATTCGCGGGTGCGCTCGCGCCGTTGCTAATGCCCCGATGGAAACGAGTGAATGAAGCGGTGCTAGCAGGAGGGAGCCATGAAAGAACTGTTGGAGCTCATCGCGAAGGCGCTAGTGGACCATCCCGACGAAGTCTCGGTTTCCGAAGTAGGAGGAGAGCAAACGACGATCCTGGAGCTGAGAGTGGCCCAGGACGATCTAGGAAAGGTGATCGGCAAGCAAGGACGCACGGCGCGGGCGATCCGTACGCTGCTCTCTGCTGCCGGGACCAAGTTAGGCAAGCGTTTTCATCTAGAGATCATCGAGTAATGGACTCAAGAGAGGGAGAAGCGGGCAGCAGGGACGACCTCGTCGCCGTTGGATCCGTTGTCAAGGCCCAGGGTCGGCACGGGGAAGTCGTCATCTGTCCGTTCGCTGATTCTCCGCAACGGTTTCTCGCACTCGACGAGGTCCATCTCGAGGGACTCTCGGGCAGCGCGGTGGTTCGCGTGGAGCGAGCGCGGGTACACAAAGGGCGTCCGGTCCTGAAGCTCGAGGGCGTCTCCGACATGAGCTCGGCGGAAGCTCTTCGGGGCAAGGAGCTCCACGTTCGCAGAGGGGATCTCGCCGATTTGCCCGAGGGAAGCTTCTACCACTTCGAGATTCTCGGACTGCGCGTCTGGGACCGAAAGCGCGGGGAGCTCGGTGTCGTGGAGGACGTACTCGCAACCGGCGGAACCGACGTCCTGGTGGTGCGGGACGCTCGTGGAACCGAGGTGCTCGTACCCCTGTGTCGCGAGATCTGCCTGCGTGTCGATCCCCCTGCGGGTCTGATCGCGATTGACGCCCCCGAAGGTCTGGTGGAGCTCAATGCGAATTGACATCGTCACGATCTTCCCCGAGATGTTTCACCGGGTATTCGATCACGGGGTCGTGGGCCGTGCCCGCCGGAACGGAAACGTGCGAATTCATTTGCATGATCTTCGCGACTGGACGAAAGATCGTCACCGCTCGACCGACGACGCCCCCTACGGCGGGGGACCGGGGATGGTAATGAAGATCGAGCCCCTCGTCGAGGCCGTCGAGGCGATCGCCTCGGAAGGGAGCGAAGGGTCGAGGAGAATCGTGCTTCTCTCTCCTCGAGGGACACCTTTGCGCCAGGCAATGATTTCCCGGCTCGTGGCTTGCGAGCGCCTTGTGCTCGTTGCGGGCCGATACGAAGGGGTCGACGAGCGATTCAGGGAAGCGGTAGGCGCAGAAGAGATCTCGATCGGCGACTATGTCCTGTCGGGAGGCGAGATTCCAGCGATGGTAGTCGTCGATGCGGTGGTTCGGCTCCTTCCTGGCACTGTGTCCGATCCCCGCTCGGCGCAGGAGGATTCCTTCAGCGCGGGCCTACTAGACCATCCACATTACACCCGTCCGGCGGAGTTCCGGGGACTCAGAGTTCCCGAGGTGCTTCTCTCCGGAAACCACGCCGCGGTACGGGATTGGCGACAGAGGAGAGCTCTGGAAGACACGAAGTTGCGTCGGCCCGAGCTCCTGACGAACGGTGATCTTTAAGAAAATGAAAGGGAAACGAACACCATGAACGTCATCGACAAGCTGGACGCTCGCGAGCTTCGCTCCGATCTGCCCGATCTTCGGTCGGGAGATACCGTCCGGGTTCACGTACGCGTCAAAGAGGGAGACAAGGAGCGTGTCCAGGTCTTCGAAGGCATGGTGATCGCGCTCAGAGGCAAGGGCGCGAGCGCCACCATGACCGTGCGGAAGATGTCTTTCGGCACCGGGGTCGAGAGAATCTTCCCGCTCCATACCCGGACGATCGACAAGGTGGAAGTGCTCCGCTCACATGACGTGCGACGAGCCAAACTCTACTTCATGCGCGAGCGTAAGGGGAAAGCTGCGCGGCTCAAAGAAAAGCGAACAGTTTGAAGCGAGAGCGTCCCGTGGAGAAAGCTACTTCGATAGCCGTAGGGGCTCTAGCGAATTCGTGAATCCATGGCGCTGAACAAGGATCGTATCTTCAAAGCCGCCGACAACTACATCCGCAAGAACCGCATCGACCGGGCCATCGCGGAGTACGAAACCTGGCTGAGGGAGAACCCCAAGGACTGGAACATCATTCGAACCGTCGGCGACCTCTATGCCCGCATCAATAGAAACGACGAGGCGATAAAGAAGTACTCGATCGTTGCCGGTCACTACCGACGCGACGGCTTCAACGTTCGCGCCATCGCGACTTACAAGATGGTTCTCCGCCTAGACGCCAACAACGAGGCGGCGATGCGCAATCTCGCCGAGCTCCAGGCGGAAGAGGGCCTCCTGATGGAGGCCAAGCACCACTACAATACGCTCGTCGAGTTCTACAACAAGCAGGGACACAAGCGCCTCGCCGCGGAGATCTTCAAGAAGCTCACCGAAATCGATCCCCAGGATTTGAAGATCCGGTATCGCTATGCCGACTTCCTGACCAAGGCGGGAAGGACCACCGAGGCGGCCCAAGAGTACGTCGGGATCGCCGACCAGTTGATCGGTCAGGCTCAGGTCGATGACGCGATCAAGATTCTCGAACAGGGGCTCGTTCGCGCCGCGAACGAACCCTCACTGAAAGTGAAGCTCGCCCAGGCTTTCTCCTTGAAGGGAAGACACGATCAAGCGGTGGAAACGCTCGAAGGCTTGAGAATGTCCCTCCCCGACGACGGGAGCCTTCTCGCAATCCTGGGAGAGGCCTACCTGGCTTCGGGCAACGTGGACGATGCCGAGGGAGTCTTCAAGCAGCTCATCGACCTCGAGCCCAAGAACCCGGCAAACGTCCTCCGGCTGGTCGACCTTCGACTGGCTCAAGGAGCGCTCGACAGCGCGCTCGAAGAGCTGTCCCCTCTCGTGGATTCGCGGGTCGCGGATGGTGAAGGCAAGGAGGCCACCGGCCTGCTTCAAAAGATACTCGGCAAGGACCCGCATCACATCAATACCCTGCTGAAACTTGCCGAAGTGCAGACGATCCTGAAGCAGGAGTCGGCCCGTATCGCGGCATACGACAGCCTCTGCGAGGCCTACGGTCGTGCCGGAGAGTTCGAGAAGGCCGTTCAGGTTGCCGAGAAGCTCGTCGAGATCGACCCCGAGAGCGCCCAGCACAAGGACCGGCTCAAGTTTCTCAAGTCGAAGATCGGCCGCCCTGCCCCCGAGGCTCCATCGGTCGTCGAGCCGCAACCGGTCGACGAGGAAGTGGACCTGCCAGACTTCAGCGGCCTCGAGCAGTTGTCCACGCAGATTCCCGAGTTCGGCGAGGCCAACGAGCCGGTCGAATCAGACGAAGCGGCCAGAGCGGTCAACACCTCCCCGGCGCTCTTCGATCTGGGGGAGGTGGTCGAGCTCACGCAGGAGGACGAGGAGAACATCAAAGAGAAACTAACCGAGGCCGAGGTGTTCGTTCGTTACGGTCTCGTGGAGAAGGCGGTCGACCAGCTTCTCGATGTCCTCGAGAGTTTCCGATTTCATATCGAATCCCGCGCGAAACTCATCGAGATCTACGTCGAGCACGGAATGACGCATCAGGCTGCCGAACAACTTCTCAATCTCGCCGATGTCTACGAAAGGCTCGAGCGGCCGGAAGAGGCTCGATCCGCGAGGGGGCGCGCCTCTCAGCTGAATCCGGATCTGGCAGCGCGAGACGCACCGCACGTCGCGGCAACGAGCGCCGGGCTTGCTCTCGATGACGAGATCGAGCTCACTCTTTCCGACGAAGAGGATTCGGATTTCGATGACGGCATCGAGATCGACTCGGACCGTCCTTATTCCGCTGAAGAGTCATCCATCGACGAGTTGCCTGCATCGGTCGACGATGCTCTGGTCGACGAGACAGCGGTCGATTTCTCGATGGACGATCTATCGGCCGATCCCGATGCATTCGGGATCGAGGTTGATTCTGCCGGACAGGATCTCTCCGAAGATCGCCCCGAGATTGGAGACGAAATCGGTGTCGAGGCCGAAGGGTTCGAGGTCTCGATCGACGAGACCGATTCCGGCCCCGATGAGTTGGCGCCGGTGGAAGCGGAGACGGCGGGCGAGCACGATCTGAGTGAATCGGAGGTCGATGTCGACCTCGATGTTTCCTCTGCCGACATTCCGTTCGTCATCGAGGAAGCGCCCGGTGCCGAAGCCGAGCCCACCCTTCAGAAGGACGACGTTCCCGAAGCTCCAGTGGCGGAAGAGTTTTCTGTGGATCTTGGCGATGAGGACGAAGTGGAAGTCGAGATTCCGGATACGGTGGCGCTTCCCGAGGCGGACGACGAGACGCTTCCCGAACACCGGCCGGTTGCGAGGCTCGATGATACCTCGTCAGAGTTAGCAGAGCATGATTCCGATGTCGAGGTGGACGTCACCGCGATCGAAGATGCCATCGAAATCCCTGACTGGGGAGAGCCCGAGCCGTTCGAGTCTCCGTCTCAACCTGCCGCGGCGCGCTTGCCCGCGTCGGCGGTCGAAGCGAGCCCGATCGCAAGCGAGCTCACCGAGGTGGACGAGTACATCGCGCTCGGCTTGTACGAAGACGCTCGGGACACGCTCAAGGAGCTACTGAGACAACACCCGGACGACGCGAGCGTGCTTTCGAAGATCGAGGAGGTTGGCTTTTCCGTCGAGCAGATCGCCCGGGAGGCTTCCGAACGTCGCCCGCTGGCAATCGGAGATATCGCCGAAGCGGCGGATTCCGGCGCGCGCGCCGATGAAATCCCGGGACCCTCGGAGCAGGCATTTCCTTTGGAGGAAGAACCTTCCGCGGTTTCCGGGATCGAATCGCTGCTCGATGCGACCGTGCCAGCAGATCTCGCGCCCGCGCGAGGCAGCAGCGACGACGGAGATTTCATCGACCTCGCGTCGGAGCTGTCGGACGAGATATTTGGCACCCATGTGGCGGTCGAGGATGAGGAAATCGAGCCCGAAGGACCGCTCACCGACCCCGGGCTCGACCAGATCTTTCGCGAGTTCAGGAAAGGTGTCGAAAAGCAGCTCGGCACCGAGGACTACGATACCCGATACAACCTGGGAATCGCCTACAAGGAGATGGGATTGCTCGATGAGGCCATCGCCGAGTTTCAGCTCGCGGCGAAAGACGAGGTCCGAGGTCTCGAATGCTACAGCATGCTCGGTCTGTGCTTCATGGAAAAAGGGATGCCGGAGATCGCGATCAAGTGGTTCTCCAAAGGCCTCGACATACCGAATCGAAGGGAAGAGGAGTATCACGGGCTGCGCTACGATCTCGCGCAAGCGTTCGAGGCGGCGAGCGAGCCCGAGCGCGCACTCACGCTGTACTTGGAGATATTCAAAGAGAACGCCTCCTTTCGCGACGTCAAGGACCGTCTCCGTGAGCTTCAGGCCGCGCAGAAGTGAAGGCTCGTCGTCTTGAATCGGGGAATCCTTCTCGCCGGGGGGTCGTGAGCCACGTCATAGTCACCCCTTGGTCCGCTCGAATCTTCGGCCTCTGTCTTCAATCAGGGCACGCCATTATGCCGCCGAGCCGCCGTAGGCGAACGCTGTTCGCGCCGAAGCGAACGCTCTCGGCCACCCGCGTCGATCGACCGTTGCTCCGCACCACGCGGGAGCGCGAGGTCGTTCGCCCATCAAGTTACGTCAGAGGCTGAGGGAAATGGGCGAACGTCAGCACTTCGTTTTGTACGTTCTCGTATGTCTCGAGATCGGGATTTTTCTCATTCTCGTCCCATGGTCCGTGATGTGGGAACGGAACTATTTCTTGGAAACCCTGCCGGCCCTGCGTCCGATCATGCTGTCGTCCGTGCTGAGGGGAGCGGTGGCGGGTCTGGGACTGGCGAACATCTACATGGCGCTGAGAGAGGTCATCGTCCGAAGG is from Vicinamibacteria bacterium and encodes:
- the ffh gene encoding signal recognition particle protein; protein product: MHSLTMFDQVSDRIQGIFKKLRGQPRLRERHVDEALREIRLALLEADVQFNVAKDFVERVRARAVGEEILASLTAPQQVIKITRDEMVRLLGGSAAAMEPSSEFPRVVLMVGLQGSGKTTSSAKLAGWLRDNGSHPALVSVDVRRPAALEQLRVLASQLEMPVIEPEALDVVSRAAEAIRESRDRGFDVLVVDTAGRVHVDPVLMEELRALAERSKPSDTLFVADSMTGQDAVRSAREFAGFIRLTGHVLTKLDGDARGGAALSIASVTGVPIKFAGTGEKLDALEPFQPDRMASRILGMGDVLGLIERAERTLEREQAGELARKLRREELTLEDFRSQLRQLRRMGSLSELMSLLPGGGKLSADLDEKEIVRFEAILDSMTARERLRPSIVNASRRRRIALGSGTSVTDVNRLLRRFAEARKLVRKLSRAAGGARSGGELRRLLGRMSGI
- a CDS encoding KH domain-containing protein codes for the protein MKELLELIAKALVDHPDEVSVSEVGGEQTTILELRVAQDDLGKVIGKQGRTARAIRTLLSAAGTKLGKRFHLEIIE
- the rpsP gene encoding 30S ribosomal protein S16, whose protein sequence is MARRGSKKRPRFRVVVSDSSTGRTGGIVETVGTYEPKLAEAKIDLKRERIDYWLSKGATATDTVRSFLKNKPA
- the rimM gene encoding ribosome maturation factor RimM (Essential for efficient processing of 16S rRNA) — translated: MDSREGEAGSRDDLVAVGSVVKAQGRHGEVVICPFADSPQRFLALDEVHLEGLSGSAVVRVERARVHKGRPVLKLEGVSDMSSAEALRGKELHVRRGDLADLPEGSFYHFEILGLRVWDRKRGELGVVEDVLATGGTDVLVVRDARGTEVLVPLCREICLRVDPPAGLIAIDAPEGLVELNAN
- the trmD gene encoding tRNA (guanosine(37)-N1)-methyltransferase TrmD is translated as MRIDIVTIFPEMFHRVFDHGVVGRARRNGNVRIHLHDLRDWTKDRHRSTDDAPYGGGPGMVMKIEPLVEAVEAIASEGSEGSRRIVLLSPRGTPLRQAMISRLVACERLVLVAGRYEGVDERFREAVGAEEISIGDYVLSGGEIPAMVVVDAVVRLLPGTVSDPRSAQEDSFSAGLLDHPHYTRPAEFRGLRVPEVLLSGNHAAVRDWRQRRALEDTKLRRPELLTNGDL
- the rplS gene encoding 50S ribosomal protein L19, yielding MNVIDKLDARELRSDLPDLRSGDTVRVHVRVKEGDKERVQVFEGMVIALRGKGASATMTVRKMSFGTGVERIFPLHTRTIDKVEVLRSHDVRRAKLYFMRERKGKAARLKEKRTV